In the Candidatus Thorarchaeota archaeon genome, one interval contains:
- the radA gene encoding DNA repair and recombination protein RadA has protein sequence MDYEDFEREPAEGEPAETGELGDEGVTGIDVTDLPGVGPAIGKRLAEAGYKSVEAIAVASPSELAAAGAIGESTATKIIKAAREMLDIGFETADMFLERRRNAGRITTGSKALDDMFGGGIETQSIIEMYGQFKSGKTQLAHQLAVNVQLPPERGGLGGTAIYVDTEGTFRPERLVDMAEPLGLNPATVLKNVVWARAYNSDHQILLCEQAMEMAPERNAKLLIVDSVTGHFRAEYTGRGTLAPRQQKLNKHLHHLQRGAEINNMAVYITNQVMAKPDAFFGDPTAPVGGHVLAHVPQTRCYLRKAKGDTRICRLVDSPSLPEGEAVFLVTKGGIRDV, from the coding sequence GTGGACTATGAGGATTTTGAACGCGAACCCGCCGAGGGTGAACCGGCCGAAACCGGTGAATTAGGCGACGAAGGTGTGACTGGCATCGATGTCACAGACCTTCCAGGCGTGGGTCCCGCGATTGGCAAGCGATTGGCTGAAGCTGGTTACAAGAGTGTCGAAGCCATCGCTGTCGCATCACCAAGCGAACTGGCAGCTGCAGGTGCCATAGGCGAGTCAACCGCGACAAAGATCATCAAGGCTGCCAGAGAGATGCTGGACATTGGCTTCGAGACTGCTGATATGTTCCTTGAACGACGTCGCAACGCAGGGCGAATAACCACTGGGTCGAAAGCCCTGGACGACATGTTTGGGGGCGGCATCGAGACCCAGAGCATCATTGAGATGTATGGTCAGTTCAAGTCCGGAAAGACACAGCTTGCGCATCAGCTTGCCGTGAACGTGCAACTGCCTCCAGAGAGAGGAGGACTTGGCGGCACCGCGATATACGTCGACACCGAAGGGACCTTCCGGCCCGAACGGCTTGTAGACATGGCAGAGCCTCTTGGTCTGAATCCGGCAACGGTTCTCAAGAACGTCGTCTGGGCACGCGCGTACAACTCAGACCATCAGATTCTCCTGTGCGAGCAGGCCATGGAGATGGCCCCGGAGAGAAACGCAAAGCTCCTGATAGTAGACTCGGTGACAGGCCATTTCAGAGCGGAGTACACAGGACGAGGAACACTGGCTCCAAGACAGCAGAAGCTCAACAAGCACCTCCATCACCTTCAGCGAGGTGCAGAGATAAACAACATGGCAGTCTATATCACGAACCAAGTGATGGCGAAACCCGATGCATTCTTCGGAGACCCTACAGCACCTGTTGGTGGACATGTCCTGGCTCATGTACCTCAGACCCGGTGTTATCTGAGGAAGGCCAAAGGTGACACACGAATCTGTCGTCTGGTCGACTCACCTAGTCTTCCCGAAGGAGAGGCAGTCTTTCTCGTCACGAAGGGCGGCATACGGGATGTCTAG